One Kineococcus radiotolerans SRS30216 = ATCC BAA-149 DNA window includes the following coding sequences:
- a CDS encoding glycoside hydrolase family 78 protein codes for MNGPPVPHRPDVTLTDLRAEHGRPALGLGTARPRLSWIARPTGATPPAWRQTDHEVRVTAVPVVPGAAPRAWTSGRTGSGDSVLVPWPAPDLASRERVRVQVRAWSADHPDPTAWSAPLEVETGLLHPGDWAAVPVGPDWEEEPGTDHRPALLRREFHLPGPVARARLHVTAHGVHEVEVNGTRVGDEVLAPGWTSYHHRLRHRTHDVTAHLREGANALGAWLADGWYRGRYGTHGGNHDLYGTRTALIAQLEVDLADGRRVVVTTHPGAGADGGTWRAAHGPITAASLYDGEEFDARLAVPGFSRPGFDDSAWAGVRGYERDPATLVAAQGPPVRCTRELRPVSVLTTPSGATVLDFGQNLAGRVRIRVRGNAGDRVRLRHAEVLQDGELCTRPLQRARATDTYVLAGDPAGEEWEPRFTMHGFRYVEVTGWPGRLGEEDVVARVLHSDLERTGWFTCSDERLNRLHENVVWSMRSNFVDVPTDCPQRDERLGWTGDVQVFGPTAAFLYDVGGFLASWLADVAVEQLPDGTVPWYVPMIPAEFWDPPQPGAVWGDVAVLLPAVLHERFGDTGVLRRQYASARAWVDLVERLAGPSRLWNTGVQLGDWLDPAAPPEEPAAARTDKYLVATAYFAHSARTLARIAGVLGEEADAARYARLAAEVREAFTREHVRADGRLSSDAQTAYALALAFDLLDEPRRETAGRRLAELVAQDGNRVATGFAGVNLVTDALTRTGHDATAFALLTETGCPSWLYQVSMGATTTWERWDSLLADGTVNPGHMTSFNHYALGSIADWVHRTVAGLAPAAPGYRRLLVRPRPGAGLTAASARHETPYGPASVAWNRRDGELVVDVDVPLGVTATVDLPGRPATEVGAGHHRFAVPDAVPALPGPGAPSALQPT; via the coding sequence GTGAACGGACCCCCCGTGCCCCACCGCCCCGACGTCACCCTCACCGACCTGCGCGCCGAGCACGGCCGGCCCGCGCTCGGCCTGGGCACCGCCCGCCCGCGCCTGTCCTGGATCGCCCGCCCCACCGGCGCGACCCCGCCCGCGTGGCGACAGACCGACCACGAGGTGCGCGTCACCGCCGTGCCCGTCGTCCCCGGCGCGGCACCGCGCGCGTGGACCAGCGGGCGGACCGGGTCCGGCGACAGCGTCCTCGTGCCCTGGCCGGCGCCCGACCTCGCCTCGCGCGAACGGGTCCGCGTGCAGGTCCGCGCCTGGAGCGCGGACCACCCCGACCCCACCGCGTGGAGCGCGCCGCTGGAGGTCGAGACCGGCCTGCTGCACCCCGGCGACTGGGCCGCCGTCCCCGTCGGCCCGGACTGGGAGGAGGAACCCGGAACCGACCACCGCCCCGCCCTGCTGCGCCGGGAGTTCCACCTGCCCGGCCCCGTCGCCCGCGCGCGCCTGCACGTCACCGCGCACGGCGTCCACGAGGTCGAGGTCAACGGCACCCGCGTCGGCGACGAGGTCCTCGCGCCGGGCTGGACGAGCTACCACCACCGGCTGCGGCACCGCACCCACGACGTCACCGCGCACCTGCGCGAAGGGGCGAACGCCCTCGGGGCGTGGCTGGCCGACGGCTGGTACCGCGGCCGGTACGGCACCCACGGCGGGAACCACGACCTGTACGGCACCCGCACCGCGCTGATCGCCCAGCTGGAGGTGGACCTGGCCGACGGCCGCCGCGTCGTCGTCACCACCCACCCCGGCGCCGGGGCCGACGGGGGCACCTGGCGCGCCGCGCACGGCCCGATCACCGCCGCCAGCCTCTACGACGGCGAGGAGTTCGACGCCCGGCTCGCGGTCCCGGGGTTCTCCCGCCCCGGGTTCGACGACTCCGCCTGGGCCGGGGTGCGCGGGTACGAGCGCGACCCGGCGACCCTGGTGGCCGCGCAGGGCCCGCCGGTGCGCTGCACCCGGGAACTGCGGCCGGTGTCCGTGCTCACCACGCCCTCGGGGGCGACGGTCCTGGACTTCGGGCAGAACCTCGCCGGGCGGGTGCGGATCCGCGTCCGCGGGAACGCCGGGGACCGCGTCCGGCTGCGCCACGCCGAGGTCCTCCAGGACGGTGAGCTGTGCACCCGGCCGTTGCAGCGGGCCCGCGCCACCGACACGTACGTCCTGGCCGGGGACCCGGCCGGGGAGGAGTGGGAACCGCGGTTCACGATGCACGGGTTCCGCTACGTCGAGGTCACCGGCTGGCCCGGGCGGCTGGGCGAGGAGGACGTCGTCGCGCGCGTCCTGCACTCCGACCTGGAGCGCACCGGCTGGTTCACCTGCTCCGACGAGCGGCTGAACCGGCTGCACGAGAACGTCGTGTGGTCGATGCGCTCGAACTTCGTCGACGTGCCCACCGACTGCCCCCAGCGCGACGAGCGGCTCGGCTGGACCGGGGACGTGCAGGTGTTCGGCCCCACCGCCGCTTTCCTCTACGACGTGGGGGGTTTCCTGGCGAGCTGGCTGGCCGACGTGGCGGTCGAGCAGCTGCCCGACGGGACCGTGCCCTGGTACGTGCCGATGATCCCCGCCGAGTTCTGGGACCCGCCGCAGCCGGGCGCGGTGTGGGGTGACGTCGCGGTGCTGTTGCCCGCGGTGCTGCACGAGCGGTTCGGCGACACCGGCGTCCTGCGCCGCCAGTACGCCTCCGCCCGCGCCTGGGTGGACCTCGTCGAGCGCCTCGCGGGGCCGTCGAGGTTGTGGAACACCGGGGTGCAGCTGGGCGACTGGCTCGACCCGGCGGCCCCGCCGGAGGAACCGGCCGCGGCCCGCACCGACAAGTACCTCGTGGCGACCGCCTACTTCGCGCACTCGGCCCGCACCCTGGCCCGGATCGCCGGGGTGCTGGGGGAGGAGGCTGACGCGGCCCGCTACGCACGGCTGGCGGCCGAGGTCCGCGAGGCGTTCACCCGCGAGCACGTCCGCGCCGACGGCCGGCTGTCCAGCGACGCGCAGACCGCCTACGCCCTCGCCCTCGCGTTCGACCTGCTGGACGAGCCGCGGCGCGAGACCGCCGGGCGGCGCCTGGCCGAGCTCGTCGCGCAGGACGGCAACCGCGTCGCCACCGGCTTCGCCGGGGTGAACCTCGTCACCGACGCCCTCACCCGGACCGGCCACGACGCGACCGCGTTCGCGCTGCTCACCGAGACGGGCTGCCCGTCCTGGCTGTACCAGGTGTCGATGGGCGCGACGACGACGTGGGAGCGGTGGGACTCGCTGCTGGCCGACGGGACCGTGAACCCCGGGCACATGACGAGCTTCAACCACTACGCGCTCGGGTCGATCGCGGACTGGGTGCACCGCACCGTCGCCGGGCTCGCCCCGGCCGCCCCCGGCTACCGGCGGCTGCTGGTGCGGCCCCGCCCCGGCGCGGGTCTCACCGCCGCCTCGGCCCGCCACGAGACCCCGTACGGGCCGGCCTCGGTGGCGTGGAACCGCCGCGACGGCGAACTCGTCGTCGACGTCGACGTCCCCCTCGGGGTCACCGCCACGGTCGACCTGCCCGGCCGCCCCGCCACCGAGGTCGGCGCCGGGCACCACCGCTTCGCGGTCCCCGACGCGGTCCCCGCCCTGCCCGGCCCCGGCGCCCCCAGCGCGCTGCAGCCCACCTGA
- a CDS encoding ABC transporter permease subunit, whose product MYRYGVGGLAIAVSLVVFVVPFAFIVLVAAMDARQAGEFRFAWPREPQVWQNLVEVVQTRDYLLVIAFINSIVLTVASVTIMVVLGAMVAFVLQRRKSRVTALVNFLVLAGLVMPPAVVPTIWVLQRLGMFGTMPGLILVEVAFGLSFTILLFRAFISTIPRELDEAAVLDGAGPLRLFFRVVLPLLRPVLVTVVLVQSVTVFNDFQTPLYFLPGDAGATVQLTLFNFQSQTTSSYNLLFMDILLITIPPLVLYLFFNRQIVAGMTSGAVKG is encoded by the coding sequence CTGTACCGCTACGGCGTCGGGGGCCTGGCGATCGCCGTCAGCCTCGTCGTGTTCGTCGTCCCCTTCGCCTTCATCGTGCTCGTCGCGGCGATGGACGCCCGGCAGGCCGGGGAGTTCCGCTTCGCCTGGCCGCGGGAACCGCAGGTGTGGCAGAACCTCGTCGAGGTCGTCCAGACCCGCGACTACCTGCTGGTCATCGCGTTCATCAACTCCATCGTCCTGACCGTGGCCAGCGTCACGATCATGGTCGTGCTGGGGGCGATGGTCGCGTTCGTGCTCCAGCGCCGGAAGTCCCGGGTGACCGCCCTGGTGAACTTCCTCGTCCTGGCCGGGCTCGTCATGCCGCCCGCGGTGGTCCCGACCATCTGGGTCCTGCAGCGCCTCGGGATGTTCGGCACCATGCCCGGGCTGATCCTCGTCGAGGTCGCCTTCGGCCTGTCGTTCACGATCCTGCTGTTCCGGGCCTTCATCTCCACCATCCCCCGCGAACTCGACGAGGCCGCGGTCCTGGACGGCGCCGGGCCGCTGCGGCTGTTCTTCCGCGTCGTCCTGCCGCTGCTGCGCCCGGTGCTGGTGACGGTGGTGCTGGTGCAGTCGGTGACGGTGTTCAACGACTTCCAGACCCCGCTGTACTTCCTGCCCGGCGACGCCGGGGCCACCGTCCAGCTGACGCTGTTCAACTTCCAGAGCCAGACCACGTCCAGCTACAACCTGCTGTTCATGGACATCCTGCTCATCACGATCCCGCCGCTGGTGCTGTACCTGTTCTTCAACCGCCAGATCGTCGCCGGCATGACCTCCGGCGCCGTCAAGGGCTGA
- a CDS encoding carbohydrate ABC transporter permease produces MNTVAATTSAPPTRASTPPARRRGRSPYPGWFYLPAAIVYGLLFLIPTLLSLYFSMTRWTIFTSEFTGFDNFVQFFSEPALTKGFVNTFVYAAITSGAKVVLGLALGMLLTSQIVGRGFLRAVVFFPVLVSSVGVGITFQVLMNPSKGAVNAALGVIGIDGPGWLTDPSLALFSVAMVDVWKGVGLATLIYMAGIVSIPKEYYEAAKVDGAGSWTLFRDVVFPLSWPATSTVVTLSLIGGLRSFDLIWAMTKGGPGFTSDVIASVIYKQYQAGFYGLSTAGNVILFVAVIAVVLPLTRLLARKEVEL; encoded by the coding sequence GTGAACACCGTGGCCGCCACGACGTCCGCGCCCCCCACCCGGGCCTCGACCCCACCCGCCCGCCGTCGCGGTCGCAGCCCCTACCCGGGCTGGTTCTACCTGCCCGCCGCGATCGTCTACGGGCTCCTGTTCCTGATCCCCACGCTGCTGTCGCTGTACTTCAGCATGACCCGGTGGACGATCTTCACCTCCGAGTTCACCGGGTTCGACAACTTCGTCCAGTTCTTCTCCGAACCGGCCCTCACCAAGGGCTTCGTCAACACCTTCGTCTACGCCGCGATCACCTCCGGGGCCAAGGTCGTCCTCGGCCTGGCCCTGGGCATGCTGCTGACCTCCCAGATCGTCGGGCGCGGGTTCCTGCGCGCCGTCGTGTTCTTCCCCGTCCTGGTCTCCAGCGTCGGGGTCGGCATCACCTTCCAGGTCCTGATGAACCCCTCCAAGGGCGCCGTCAACGCCGCCCTCGGCGTCATCGGCATCGACGGGCCCGGCTGGCTCACCGACCCGTCCCTGGCGCTGTTCTCCGTCGCGATGGTCGACGTCTGGAAGGGCGTGGGCCTGGCGACCCTCATCTACATGGCCGGCATCGTCTCCATCCCCAAGGAGTACTACGAGGCGGCCAAGGTCGACGGGGCCGGCTCCTGGACGCTGTTCCGCGACGTCGTGTTCCCGCTGTCCTGGCCGGCGACGTCCACCGTCGTCACCCTGTCCCTCATCGGGGGCCTGCGCTCCTTCGACCTGATCTGGGCCATGACCAAGGGCGGACCCGGGTTCACCTCCGACGTCATCGCCTCGGTGATCTACAAGCAGTACCAGGCCGGGTTCTACGGCCTGTCCACCGCCGGCAACGTCATCCTCTTCGTCGCGGTCATCGCCGTCGTCCTGCCGCTGACCCGGCTGCTGGCCCGCAAGGAGGTCGAGCTGTGA
- a CDS encoding ABC transporter substrate-binding protein, with protein MPGGSSYFLVSNVMKRLTQSHRPTRDRLDEETPVAHRTRRTPRTLRVLAALSLTPLVLSACSAGSLGSSDDGGDSGATTLTFLVDNAPQTVATAEALAESFNGSQSEVRVEVETRPQGGEGDNLVKTRLQTGSMDDLFAYNSGSLFQQLAPATTLTPLTGESFLDAVDDSFDPQVSVGDDVYGVPLGTAFGGGVLYNRAVYQQLGLQVPKTWAEFTANNEKIKAAGIAPVIQTYGETWTSQLLVLGDFHNVATANPSFAEDYTAGKAKYATDPAAIKGFEHTQEIHDKGFVNADFASAKVEDGIRTLAAGEGAHYPLLSANVATILSVAPEKIADIGFFALPGDDAAGNGLTAWFPGGVYVPKSTTGEKLDAAKQFLTYLTTTDACDIQSEQSVPTGPYLVDGCDLPADVPQVTKDVSAYFDSGAQSPALEYVSPIKGPALEQILVEVGSGIRSAQDGAALYDQDVQKQAQQLGLEGW; from the coding sequence GTGCCGGGTGGCAGCTCGTACTTTCTCGTCAGCAACGTAATGAAGCGTCTCACTCAATCGCACCGCCCCACCCGTGACCGTCTCGACGAGGAGACCCCCGTGGCCCACCGCACCCGCCGCACGCCCCGAACCCTCCGTGTCCTGGCCGCCCTCAGCCTCACCCCGCTCGTGCTGAGCGCCTGCAGCGCCGGCAGCCTCGGGTCCTCCGACGACGGGGGCGACAGCGGCGCCACCACCCTCACCTTCCTCGTCGACAACGCCCCGCAGACCGTCGCCACCGCCGAGGCGCTCGCCGAGAGCTTCAACGGCTCCCAGTCCGAGGTCCGCGTCGAGGTGGAGACCCGTCCCCAGGGCGGCGAGGGCGACAACCTCGTCAAGACGCGCCTGCAGACCGGCAGCATGGACGACCTCTTCGCCTACAACAGCGGCTCGCTCTTCCAGCAGCTCGCCCCCGCCACGACCCTCACCCCGCTGACCGGGGAGAGCTTCCTCGACGCCGTCGACGACAGCTTCGACCCCCAGGTCAGCGTCGGCGACGACGTGTACGGCGTGCCGCTGGGCACCGCCTTCGGCGGCGGCGTCCTCTACAACCGCGCCGTGTACCAGCAGCTCGGGCTCCAGGTGCCGAAGACGTGGGCGGAGTTCACCGCCAACAACGAGAAGATCAAGGCCGCCGGCATCGCCCCGGTCATCCAGACCTACGGCGAGACCTGGACCTCCCAGCTGCTCGTCCTCGGCGACTTCCACAACGTCGCCACGGCCAACCCGTCCTTCGCCGAGGACTACACCGCCGGGAAAGCCAAGTACGCCACCGACCCGGCGGCCATCAAGGGGTTCGAGCACACCCAGGAGATCCACGACAAGGGTTTCGTGAACGCCGACTTCGCCTCGGCCAAGGTCGAGGACGGCATCCGCACCCTCGCCGCCGGAGAGGGGGCCCACTACCCCCTGCTGTCGGCGAACGTCGCCACCATCCTCAGCGTCGCCCCCGAGAAGATCGCCGACATCGGGTTCTTCGCCCTCCCCGGCGACGACGCCGCCGGCAACGGCCTCACCGCGTGGTTCCCCGGCGGGGTCTACGTCCCGAAGTCGACGACCGGCGAGAAGCTCGACGCGGCCAAGCAGTTCCTCACCTACCTGACCACCACGGACGCCTGCGACATCCAGTCCGAGCAGAGCGTGCCCACCGGCCCCTACCTCGTCGACGGCTGCGACCTGCCCGCCGACGTCCCGCAGGTCACCAAGGACGTCAGCGCCTACTTCGACTCCGGCGCGCAGTCCCCGGCGCTGGAGTACGTCTCGCCCATCAAGGGCCCGGCGCTGGAGCAGATCCTCGTCGAGGTCGGTTCCGGCATCCGCTCCGCGCAGGACGGCGCCGCCCTCTACGACCAGGACGTCCAGAAGCAGGCCCAGCAGCTCGGCCTCGAAGGTTGGTGA
- a CDS encoding LacI family DNA-binding transcriptional regulator: protein MGSTRTARGRGGAPSMVEVAALAGVSVGTVSNVVNHPERVRAETIEKVRAAIEQLGFSRAVPVRAARTNPSVVEVAAVAGVSVGTVSNALNHPEQVRPETLARVRAAIEQLGFTPNANARSLAGGENRTIGLVVVDLGNTLFVDIARGAQREAAARGESLLVTNSDRDDAQQDAHLDLFESARVRGVVLAPLSDPFAGIQRVRRHGTPLVVVNYDDGRQDCCTVLVDNERVGYLAARHMVELGRRRLAWVSELNDLQPVHERQAGVRRAVREAGRGVSLVELDTEGVGENDGDHVVEEVLALPARRRPDALIAVTDMLGASVVEALRGAGLSVPGDIAVMGCDHDARAWGGAVPLTTVRMEGEEMGAAAVRLLADEVAEGVDHVHRRVVVQPSLLVRESSAGRLPR, encoded by the coding sequence GTGGGATCGACGAGGACTGCGCGCGGCCGGGGCGGTGCCCCGAGCATGGTCGAGGTGGCGGCGCTGGCCGGGGTCTCGGTGGGCACGGTGTCCAACGTCGTCAACCACCCCGAGCGGGTGCGGGCGGAGACGATCGAGAAGGTCCGCGCCGCCATCGAGCAGCTCGGGTTCTCCCGCGCGGTGCCCGTGCGGGCGGCGCGCACCAACCCCAGCGTGGTGGAGGTCGCCGCCGTGGCGGGGGTGTCGGTGGGCACCGTCTCCAACGCCCTCAACCACCCCGAGCAGGTCCGCCCCGAGACGCTCGCCCGGGTCCGCGCGGCCATCGAGCAGCTGGGTTTCACCCCCAACGCCAACGCCCGCTCCCTGGCCGGCGGGGAGAACCGGACCATCGGCCTGGTCGTCGTCGACCTGGGGAACACGTTGTTCGTGGACATCGCCCGCGGCGCGCAGCGCGAGGCCGCGGCCCGCGGCGAGAGCCTGCTGGTGACCAACAGCGACCGCGACGACGCCCAGCAGGACGCCCACCTGGACCTGTTCGAGAGCGCCCGGGTGCGGGGGGTGGTGCTGGCGCCGCTGAGCGACCCGTTCGCGGGGATCCAGCGGGTCCGCCGGCACGGGACGCCGCTGGTCGTCGTGAACTACGACGACGGCCGCCAGGACTGCTGCACGGTGCTGGTCGACAACGAGCGCGTCGGGTACCTGGCCGCCCGGCACATGGTCGAGCTGGGGCGGCGCCGGCTGGCGTGGGTCAGCGAGCTGAACGACCTGCAGCCGGTGCACGAGCGGCAGGCCGGGGTCCGGCGGGCGGTGCGCGAGGCGGGCCGGGGGGTGAGCCTGGTCGAGCTGGACACCGAGGGTGTCGGGGAGAACGACGGCGACCACGTCGTCGAGGAGGTCCTGGCCCTGCCCGCGCGGCGGCGCCCGGACGCCCTGATCGCGGTCACCGACATGCTCGGGGCCTCCGTCGTCGAGGCCCTCCGGGGGGCGGGCCTGTCGGTGCCCGGGGACATCGCGGTCATGGGGTGCGACCACGACGCGCGCGCCTGGGGCGGGGCGGTCCCGCTGACGACGGTGCGGATGGAGGGCGAGGAGATGGGCGCGGCGGCCGTGCGGCTGCTCGCCGACGAGGTCGCCGAGGGCGTCGACCACGTCCACCGCCGGGTGGTGGTGCAGCCCTCGCTGCTGGTGCGCGAGAGCAGCGCCGGCCGCCTCCCGCGCTGA
- a CDS encoding NUDIX domain-containing protein — translation MATRRSAGILLYRFDAAGGVELLVAHMGGPLWARKDEHAWSIPKGEPEEGEDLLDTAAREFAEELGRPLPPVDLVPLGEARQGGGKVVTVWAGELPAGSAFDADDLDPGTFTMEWPPRSGRTAEFPEVDRAAWSTPEQARSRLVKGQAVFVDRLLEHVAGGGGPR, via the coding sequence GTGGCGACCAGGCGGAGCGCGGGGATCCTGCTGTACCGGTTCGACGCGGCGGGCGGGGTGGAACTCCTCGTCGCCCACATGGGCGGTCCGCTGTGGGCGCGCAAGGACGAGCACGCCTGGTCGATCCCCAAGGGCGAACCCGAGGAGGGGGAGGACCTCCTCGACACCGCCGCCCGCGAGTTCGCCGAGGAGCTCGGGCGTCCCTTGCCGCCGGTGGACCTCGTCCCCCTGGGGGAGGCCCGCCAGGGCGGCGGGAAGGTCGTGACCGTGTGGGCGGGGGAACTGCCGGCCGGGTCCGCCTTCGACGCCGACGACCTCGACCCCGGGACGTTCACGATGGAGTGGCCCCCGCGCTCGGGCCGGACCGCGGAGTTCCCCGAGGTCGACCGGGCCGCCTGGTCCACCCCGGAGCAGGCCCGGTCCCGGCTGGTGAAGGGGCAGGCCGTGTTCGTGGACCGCCTCCTGGAGCACGTGGCGGGGGGAGGTGGGCCCCGGTGA